In Paenibacillus sonchi, a single genomic region encodes these proteins:
- a CDS encoding HAD family hydrolase — translation MGTMSDLYAILSWQGYLLGLSWAESMELVTLCRQEADALLERSRPVLPLPGLLHFLDQCAACGAALAVVTADETAAAENHLRWLGIRGYFSAVIGTDQVERGKPFPDMALLACERLGVLPAEAAVIGDTNGDMRMAKAAGAAVAVGIAGAADSVAGNTSAVDAAAHGGITSAVDAAAYGGITSAVDTAAYAGITSTVDAAAARCLLPDADSIVQSYAELSIERKAR, via the coding sequence ATGGGCACAATGAGCGATCTGTACGCCATCCTGTCCTGGCAGGGCTACCTGCTCGGCTTGTCCTGGGCCGAGTCCATGGAACTGGTGACGCTCTGCCGTCAGGAAGCGGATGCGCTGCTGGAGCGGAGCAGGCCGGTGCTCCCCCTCCCCGGCCTGCTCCATTTCCTGGACCAATGCGCAGCCTGTGGTGCAGCCCTCGCCGTAGTAACCGCCGATGAAACGGCCGCAGCGGAAAACCACCTCCGCTGGCTTGGCATCCGCGGGTATTTCTCCGCCGTGATTGGCACGGATCAGGTCGAACGGGGAAAGCCATTCCCCGATATGGCGCTGCTGGCCTGTGAACGGCTGGGGGTACTTCCTGCCGAGGCCGCCGTGATTGGCGATACGAACGGCGACATGCGGATGGCCAAGGCCGCCGGTGCGGCTGTGGCCGTTGGAATTGCCGGCGCGGCGGACTCCGTGGCGGGGAATACCAGCGCGGTGGACGCAGCAGCGCACGGCGGGATCACTAGCGCGGTGGACGCAGCGGCGTATGGCGGGATCACCAGCGCGGTGGACACAGCAGCGTACGCCGGGATTACTAGCACGGTGGACGCAGCGGCGGCGCGCTGTCTTTTGCCTGATGCTGATTCTATTGTGCAGTCCTATGCAGAACTAAGTATCGAAAGGAAAGCAAGATGA
- a CDS encoding DMT family transporter: protein MRAEGAWAWVFLVLAILFELSGTISMKISHGFTRLWPSVLMFLFYGISFTSLNVALTSIKVGVAYAVWSGAGIILISLVGALYFGERMTLSSLLWVTVIVAGIVGLNISAKGH, encoded by the coding sequence ATGAGGGCCGAAGGGGCATGGGCCTGGGTTTTTCTGGTACTGGCGATTCTGTTCGAGCTGTCCGGAACCATCTCTATGAAAATATCCCATGGCTTCACCCGGCTCTGGCCCTCCGTGCTGATGTTCCTGTTCTACGGGATCAGCTTCACCTCGCTGAATGTGGCGCTCACCTCGATCAAGGTCGGAGTAGCTTATGCGGTATGGTCAGGCGCGGGAATCATCCTGATTTCTCTGGTGGGGGCGTTGTATTTCGGCGAACGGATGACCCTGTCCTCCCTCTTATGGGTGACTGTGATTGTGGCCGGAATTGTGGGTTTGAACATTAGCGCCAAGGGACATTAA
- a CDS encoding metallophosphoesterase family protein yields MSTNESGGQQPLLTFQIITDTHVTADPSHEYNLNFGRALEDLALHAQGSSGIMHIGDITDHGFTEEYEEVHRILQLHQAALPEIRYTLGNHDVGLGHWESRLAMYTSRTGMTGPYHDHWIGGYHFIFLGTEEGLPTFCNLSEEQLRWLDRKLGERAAETRELGRQLTDPFELAGQTVVEHEPGRLPVSVQAFGDTAAQAQPIFLFLHQPLKDTVAGSLESQEWYGVTQDKELRAILAKYPQTLLFTGHTHWELEVSNTMYPGNGETATMFNAASVAYLWTNADEHKSGSQGYYVEVYSDKVLVRGRDFTTGSWIESAQYEVVTPVNVRG; encoded by the coding sequence ATGAGTACAAACGAATCTGGCGGACAACAGCCGCTGCTCACCTTCCAAATCATCACGGATACCCATGTCACCGCTGATCCATCGCATGAGTATAATCTGAATTTCGGGCGGGCGCTGGAGGATCTGGCCCTCCATGCCCAGGGCAGCAGCGGGATTATGCATATTGGGGATATTACGGATCATGGCTTTACGGAAGAATACGAGGAAGTCCACCGCATTCTGCAGCTGCATCAGGCAGCACTCCCGGAGATCCGTTACACCTTGGGGAACCATGACGTGGGTCTCGGCCACTGGGAATCCCGCCTGGCGATGTACACCTCCCGCACGGGAATGACCGGCCCCTATCATGACCACTGGATCGGCGGGTATCATTTTATTTTCCTTGGAACAGAGGAAGGATTGCCTACCTTCTGCAATCTGTCAGAAGAGCAGCTCCGATGGCTGGACCGGAAGCTTGGGGAGCGGGCGGCGGAAACCCGGGAGCTTGGCCGGCAGCTAACAGACCCTTTTGAGCTTGCCGGGCAAACGGTCGTTGAGCACGAACCTGGAAGGCTGCCTGTGAGCGTTCAGGCATTTGGCGACACTGCAGCGCAAGCACAGCCTATATTTTTGTTCCTGCACCAGCCGCTGAAGGATACAGTAGCAGGTTCGCTCGAGTCACAGGAGTGGTACGGGGTGACACAGGATAAGGAACTGCGGGCCATCCTGGCCAAGTATCCGCAGACTCTTCTCTTCACCGGCCATACCCACTGGGAGCTTGAGGTCAGCAACACGATGTACCCCGGCAACGGCGAAACGGCAACTATGTTCAATGCCGCTTCTGTTGCTTACCTTTGGACTAACGCGGATGAGCACAAAAGCGGCAGCCAAGGGTATTACGTGGAAGTCTACAGCGATAAGGTGCTTGTCCGGGGACGGGATTTCACTACGGGGAGCTGGATTGAATCAGCGCAGTATGAGGTGGTTACGCCTGTAAATGTACGCGGATAA
- a CDS encoding S8 family serine peptidase produces the protein MSMKRTAGGVFLSAMLLSNVSLAYGQSSQPFKIDPSFINTKTIETSQNIQSNIQSLPVPMLKKSNTLPYENPNDVVERTNKIFFNSDEEFTKAENENKSTIPVEVVAEDNQPTIQLNEKKFENQLSVLFKSELKFKKVSNRTYHMDVTKEQLDILKEMKELKFAIIQPKKEKGSYIAETAGEQPITPFLNAASEMTGVTKARSDFKVTGALDGMETTYTKSDVVIAVVDTGIDANHVDLDGGKVIGWYDSVNDKTKPYDDHGHGTHVASIVAGTGEGDPNVQTGVAPGAALVGVKVLDSSGHGSNADIIEGLQWLYNNLHSYNVKAVNFSIGTLNSYEDASNVITWIKKIENAGVPVFVAAGNSGHGYNGTEFLGKYYDTLSTYAKYTSTSVASIKDPYEGGWGLSVFSSRGTGSTGPFISAPGESIRAAKANSRNEYVTMSGTSMATPFVAGTYALMYDAAYSRGTSSSISFSIFDMGTQGYDKLYGNGILFAYESIKNAAQEQGDFDNHRALISVPGGHVAKDYVDVYAVKQNATSADLNATLLIINENKENLDLAIWEPGADPYQGAPATYYIGENTELPQENINIKTPKQGTYYFGVFGKDHSADYTLEITGNNITP, from the coding sequence ATGAGTATGAAAAGGACAGCAGGAGGAGTATTTCTATCTGCAATGCTGTTATCTAATGTTTCTCTGGCTTATGGGCAGTCTTCCCAACCTTTTAAGATTGACCCTTCGTTTATAAATACAAAAACAATAGAAACCTCCCAGAACATTCAAAGTAACATCCAATCATTACCTGTTCCTATGTTGAAGAAATCAAACACGCTTCCCTACGAGAACCCTAACGATGTTGTTGAAAGAACCAACAAAATATTTTTCAATTCTGATGAAGAATTCACAAAAGCCGAGAATGAGAATAAATCGACAATCCCTGTTGAAGTTGTTGCAGAGGATAATCAGCCGACAATTCAATTAAACGAAAAAAAATTCGAAAATCAGCTCAGCGTCCTATTTAAGAGTGAATTAAAGTTCAAAAAAGTAAGTAACCGAACATATCATATGGATGTTACTAAAGAACAACTGGATATTCTGAAAGAAATGAAGGAATTAAAGTTTGCCATTATACAACCGAAAAAAGAAAAAGGCTCATACATTGCAGAAACCGCTGGAGAGCAGCCTATCACTCCTTTTTTAAATGCAGCCAGTGAGATGACGGGAGTTACCAAAGCTCGCAGTGATTTTAAAGTGACCGGAGCTTTAGACGGCATGGAGACCACTTACACTAAAAGCGATGTTGTAATTGCTGTTGTTGATACTGGTATAGATGCTAATCATGTTGATTTAGATGGGGGTAAAGTAATAGGATGGTATGACTCCGTAAATGACAAAACCAAACCTTATGATGATCACGGGCATGGTACACATGTAGCAAGTATTGTGGCAGGTACAGGGGAAGGTGATCCTAATGTTCAGACTGGCGTGGCCCCAGGCGCTGCATTAGTAGGTGTTAAGGTTCTTGATAGTAGCGGCCACGGATCTAACGCTGATATTATCGAAGGACTGCAATGGCTCTACAACAATCTTCATTCATACAATGTTAAAGCTGTTAACTTTAGTATAGGGACTCTGAATTCATATGAAGACGCATCTAATGTAATTACGTGGATCAAAAAAATTGAGAACGCTGGAGTTCCTGTATTCGTTGCGGCTGGAAATTCAGGCCATGGCTATAATGGTACTGAATTTCTAGGCAAGTACTATGATACACTTAGCACTTATGCCAAATATACATCTACATCCGTAGCCAGTATAAAGGACCCCTATGAAGGAGGCTGGGGATTGAGTGTCTTTTCATCCAGAGGTACAGGCAGTACAGGTCCTTTTATTTCTGCACCAGGTGAGAGCATTAGAGCGGCTAAAGCTAACTCTAGAAACGAATACGTCACCATGAGCGGAACTTCAATGGCCACCCCTTTTGTAGCTGGAACCTACGCGCTGATGTATGATGCAGCTTACTCAAGAGGTACATCAAGCTCTATTAGTTTTTCTATATTTGACATGGGTACTCAAGGGTATGACAAGTTGTACGGCAATGGTATATTATTTGCTTATGAGTCCATTAAAAATGCCGCCCAAGAACAAGGTGATTTTGATAATCATCGCGCTTTGATTTCTGTACCCGGGGGACATGTGGCTAAAGATTATGTTGATGTATATGCGGTAAAACAGAATGCAACGAGTGCAGATCTTAACGCTACATTATTGATCATAAATGAAAATAAGGAAAATTTGGATTTAGCAATATGGGAACCAGGAGCTGATCCATACCAAGGTGCGCCCGCTACCTATTACATCGGAGAGAATACAGAACTCCCTCAGGAAAATATCAATATTAAAACACCTAAGCAGGGTACTTATTATTTTGGAGTATTCGGAAAAGATCATAGTGCCGACTACACCTTGGAAATCACCGGTAATAACATTACTCCTTGA